In a single window of the Bacillus mycoides genome:
- a CDS encoding DUF3939 domain-containing protein, which produces MFRFFRTGKEDREITKDELEQAMAKFLETNANIVYTVLVNDDYTVNYDLLKPYLPAFPTNFFLITKETLEVFEHTEENLNLVKEIDIVQKAVDQYVTEKEMFPIVEDSEDRLICRVKLGPYLNRILKRNLYISEKHYLVSSKPDKKKKNSGQML; this is translated from the coding sequence ATGTTTCGCTTTTTCAGAACTGGAAAAGAAGATAGGGAAATTACGAAAGATGAATTAGAACAAGCGATGGCGAAGTTTCTAGAAACGAATGCTAATATCGTTTATACAGTTTTAGTAAATGATGATTACACAGTAAATTATGATTTGTTAAAGCCCTATTTACCTGCATTTCCAACAAATTTTTTTCTGATAACGAAGGAAACGCTTGAAGTATTTGAACATACAGAAGAAAATTTAAACCTAGTTAAAGAAATTGATATCGTACAAAAGGCCGTAGATCAATATGTAACAGAAAAAGAAATGTTCCCAATTGTTGAAGATAGCGAAGATCGCCTCATATGCAGAGTGAAGCTAGGACCATATTTAAATCGTATATTAAAAAGAAACTTATATATTTCAGAAAAGCATTATTTAGTTTCAAGTAAACCAGATAAGAAAAAAAAGAATAGTGGGCAGATGTTATGA
- a CDS encoding Dps family protein: protein MSTKTNVVEVLNKQVANWNVLYVKLHNYHWYVTGPHFFTLHEKFEEFYNEAGTYIDELAERILALEGKPLATMKEYLATSTVIEGTSKESAEEMVQILVNDFSALIQELKEGMEVADEADDETSADMLLAIHTTLEQHVWMLSAFLK, encoded by the coding sequence ATGAGTACGAAAACGAATGTTGTTGAAGTATTAAACAAGCAGGTAGCAAACTGGAATGTATTATATGTCAAACTGCATAATTATCATTGGTATGTGACAGGACCGCACTTCTTTACATTACATGAGAAATTTGAAGAGTTTTATAATGAAGCAGGAACATACATTGATGAGTTAGCAGAGCGTATTTTAGCGTTAGAAGGAAAACCGTTAGCGACAATGAAAGAGTATTTAGCAACTTCAACTGTAATCGAAGGGACAAGCAAAGAGTCTGCAGAAGAAATGGTGCAAATTTTAGTAAACGATTTTTCTGCACTTATTCAAGAATTAAAAGAAGGTATGGAAGTAGCTGATGAAGCTGATGATGAAACATCGGCTGATATGCTATTAGCAATTCATACGACATTAGAACAACACGTATGGATGTTAAGTGCATTCTTAAAATAA
- a CDS encoding GerAB/ArcD/ProY family transporter, whose protein sequence is MDNQQWQVAKKVAATYIGTVVGAGFATGREIVEFFTVNGFYGTIGICISGFFFIWLGTKMMLLSSQIGAFSAQEFNKYLFGDVFGNVVNTLLLLVLFGVTSVMLSGAGAVFEEQLRLPRQLGIFITVIACLIIGSRGLQGVFEVNTLVVPIMMIFIIGLAITTFFHSTTPISNTIPAESWNMKWITSPITYVALNLSLAQSVLVPLASEVKDRKAILWGGILGGTGLSLILLCSHLAILSVDQFYQYNIPMAEVIRRFNATFHFFFVLIIFGEVFTTLVGNVFGMTKQMQSITGWKSNNIIYFILLISYCFSFIGYSELLHILYPIIGWVSIILLPIIAFKQLQKT, encoded by the coding sequence ATGGACAATCAACAATGGCAAGTAGCAAAGAAAGTCGCTGCTACTTATATCGGAACGGTCGTTGGAGCTGGATTTGCTACTGGGCGCGAAATTGTTGAATTTTTTACAGTTAACGGATTTTACGGAACCATTGGCATATGTATAAGTGGATTTTTTTTTATTTGGCTCGGCACAAAGATGATGTTACTTTCATCACAAATAGGGGCATTCTCAGCTCAAGAATTCAACAAATATTTATTTGGGGATGTATTTGGAAATGTCGTAAACACATTACTATTACTCGTATTATTTGGTGTAACGAGCGTTATGTTATCAGGAGCCGGTGCAGTATTTGAAGAACAACTCCGCCTCCCGAGACAACTTGGTATTTTCATCACGGTCATCGCCTGTCTCATTATTGGGAGCCGGGGATTACAAGGTGTTTTTGAAGTAAATACGCTTGTCGTACCTATTATGATGATCTTTATTATCGGACTCGCTATTACAACCTTTTTCCATAGTACAACACCTATTAGTAATACTATTCCTGCAGAGAGCTGGAATATGAAGTGGATTACTAGCCCTATTACATATGTCGCTTTAAATCTTTCGCTCGCCCAAAGCGTTCTCGTCCCGTTAGCCAGTGAAGTAAAAGATCGAAAAGCCATTTTGTGGGGTGGAATTTTAGGTGGTACAGGACTTTCTTTAATTTTATTATGCAGCCATTTAGCTATCTTATCAGTCGACCAATTTTATCAATACAATATCCCAATGGCTGAAGTCATAAGAAGATTTAATGCAACTTTTCACTTTTTCTTTGTTCTTATTATTTTCGGTGAAGTGTTCACAACTTTAGTTGGTAATGTGTTCGGGATGACAAAACAAATGCAATCCATTACCGGATGGAAAAGTAATAACATTATTTACTTCATATTACTAATTAGTTATTGCTTTAGTTTCATTGGATATAGTGAATTACTTCATATTCTATACCCTATTATCGGTTGGGTGAGCATCATTTTACTACCGATTATTGCCTTTAAACAACTTCAAAAAACATAA
- a CDS encoding DUF3979 family protein has product MLYEDLMTLFQAAPIKLDRGGWKYIIQEQNDNYEIVDEMLKKQMNVELYFNEYDEVKITLYKDGSPITTMQRIAISKVELDEEEEGIQFVLERMPSRMIRLQLKPYLAVEMGPYWEVCEDCE; this is encoded by the coding sequence ATGCTATACGAGGATTTGATGACATTATTCCAAGCTGCTCCGATAAAATTAGATAGAGGCGGCTGGAAATATATAATCCAGGAACAAAATGATAATTATGAAATTGTTGATGAAATGTTAAAAAAGCAAATGAATGTTGAATTGTATTTTAATGAGTATGATGAGGTGAAAATCACTTTATATAAAGATGGAAGCCCTATTACTACTATGCAAAGAATTGCTATTTCAAAAGTTGAGTTGGATGAAGAGGAAGAAGGCATTCAATTCGTATTGGAACGCATGCCAAGTCGAATGATTCGTTTGCAATTAAAGCCATATCTTGCAGTAGAAATGGGGCCGTACTGGGAAGTATGTGAAGACTGTGAATGA